A DNA window from Daucus carota subsp. sativus chromosome 3, DH1 v3.0, whole genome shotgun sequence contains the following coding sequences:
- the LOC108214275 gene encoding uncharacterized protein LOC108214275: MASAVSDRPLPPESIPTVDLRLLSQSELLALSLCSSSAFNHHPQNDVVIPKIDRSVFNESAGSRKQTYSRLRLAPASSSYASICRRTPHLRVPKPTSIETDPERAENAKIVSMLKALFTKQANPNGVSLASIEHTTHIPNLPSLPSLPNLPNQAVTVANSGDLMSVDAVTTSNSMNMGGGGVNTSNSMSMSNLMSGGLKRKRGRPRKDKGVVPVIREIFKYEKREDGVGSYMVDGMNMIKRKRGRGRPRKDESVPMSMSMVMPTSTSMAMVVVPEAKNEENEDDKDDVVHVNSVESDKEVLNSKGVVVDVVRLAELEDPFGPEIRRRTEGMLTDAELLGFLEGLGGRWGSRRRKRKVVDASLFGDYLPKGWSLSISLKRKEKHVWLFCRRYISPSGRQFISCKEISSYLLSISGLQDGKQLDSSHGECKVDSQNPAGLAVLGDNTKDDSQSRNHSISEVAGATEPTLEHVQDNVGSSSVGELPNEDHYADKDINPEIFDTNGNKKLDSGIDNSKLEGSLRVEISSDKIGYDQQHEAFGNPDMQAGTIVLDRVETSDQQVKDCPSSSYKVDNVADAEKRSLGSNSCLGSEATLAINSNHGIPESSDRSAVLCVPDVTNTCSVEQENGLQICAPPRIDGQTSVHLPSDVLGDSAAADESVRKGVAGNPFYTENMSSASTANDLKLDSGKFATVESIFGSDDNHDEANKHCVTAVKPDFIVEGTAVFQSGNEHFGGIDNVKYGSLNFDLSRSEQKICSDSSVLAPSGDEEICIDNNVKNISTFSATPDNMVLNCESNERSSYACPRTDVVDVLQDESKYGNFSIPSLSRRNQAAVEVEPRQGVTFNSLLSLSGQEKASSAENLVDLLPTRHSDTAEFNEVETSRNAGVILSSGRTYNGVGASMSSNKERSLELSSLLSSGKGATFGSEDNVSGVDNRSVEECRQFSGNGLLVGSCFAQHPSNVYTVDQIYNRPVNELKFDNGLNSGNNDLALDFGDPHAGLFADTTDLENEKYATNCSAIPTRIEQNIGAQINVNRVNDNFVEEQGISSFSDLFSLSCNGKLWGTEPNFNQAYNRRWEVPDVNEVGTSKNKKYMVDFSAANAQPAENVMPGGGIWRAGEDAFQSSMADLSNPPAQSTTPFCTFDILSDKAEDGLYRLGDKYNRGSCFEELGSGRTEPVEFSFLTAPNSTSFQGVPDKNPYGTGMEQPYGSSYWIGKHDLVQNIPSRSQVTTLCVWCRNEFHHEPVHPGTQAAIGSMCPTCRSRISEQVNAL; the protein is encoded by the exons ATGGCCTCCGCCGTCAGCGACCGCCCCCTCCCCCCAGAATCAATCCCCACCGTCGATCTCCGCCTCCTCTCCCAATCCGAACTCCTCGCTCTCTCCCTCTGCTCCTCCTCTGCTTTCAACCATCACCCGCAAAACGACGTCGTTATCCCCAAAATCGATCGCAGCGTTTTCAATGAATCCGCCGGCAGTCGAAAACAGACCTACTCTCGTCTCCGATTAGCTCCGGCCTCTTCCTCTTACGCCTCGATTTGTCGCCGCACTCCGCATCTCCGTGTTCCGAAGCCTACGTCCATCGAGACCGATCCCGAACGCGCGGAGAATGCGAAGATTGTTTCGATGCTCAAAGCCTTGTTTACGAAACAAGCTAATCCAAACGGCGTCAGTTTAGCTAGCATTGAACACACTACTCATATACCTAATTTACCAAGTTTGCCGAGTTTGCCTAATTTGCCTAATCAAGCTGTTACGGTGGCGAATTCAGGTGATTTGATGAGTGTTGATGCGGTTACTACGAGTAATTCGATGAATATGGGTGGTGGTGGGGTGAATACGAGTAATTCAATGAGTATGAGTAATTTGATGAGTGGAGGTTTGAAACGGAAGAGAGGTAGGCCGCGGAAAGATAAAGGTGTGGTGCCGGTGATACGAGAGATATTCAAGTATGAGAAGAGGGAGGATGGTGTTGGGAGTTATATGGTGGATGGTATGAATATGATTAAACGGAAGAGAGGAAGAGGTAGGCCGAGGAAGGACGAGAGTGTCCCTATGTCTATGTCAATGGTGATGCCTACTTCTACTTCTATGGCTATGGTGGTAGTTCCGGAGGCTAAGAATGAGGAAAATGAGGATGATAAGGATGATGTTGTTCATGTGAATAGTGTTGAGAGTGATAAGGAGGTTTTAAATTCGAAAGGCGTGGTAGTTGATGTGGTACGGTTGGCTGAGTTGGAGGATCCTTTTGGACCTGAAATTAGGCGTAGGACAGAGGGGATGTTGACAGATGccgagctgctagggtttttggAGGGGTTAGGTGGACGATGGGGGAGTCGGAGGAGGAAGAGAAAAGTGGTCGATGCTAGTTTGTTCGGGGATTATTTGCCAAAAGGGTGGAGTCTTTCTATATCTCTGAAGAGGAAAGAAAAACATGTTTGGTTGTTTTGTCGGCGCTATATAAG TCCCAGTGGACGGCAGTTTATATCATGCAAAGAAATTTCTTCGTACTTGTTGTCAATCTCTGGGTTGCAAGACGGTAAACAGTTAGATTCTTCTCATGGAGAATGCAAAGTGGACTCTCAGAAT CCTGCAGGTCTTGCTGTTCTAGGGGACAACACAAAAGATGACAGCCAATCCAGGAACCACTCGATCAGTGAAGTGGCAGGTGCAACAGAACCTACTCTTGAACATGTGCAAGATAATGTTGGCTCTTCATCGGTGGGTGAACTCCCTAACGAGGATCATTATGCTGACAAGGATATCAATCCAGAAATATTTGATACCAATGGTAATAAAAAACTAGATTCTGGTATCGATAACAGTAAGCTTGAGGGAAGTTTGAGGGTTGAAATATCTTCTGATAAAATCGGTTATGATCAGCAGCATGAAGCCTTTGGCAATCCAGACATGCAAGCAGGAACAATTGTATTAGATAGAGTAGAAACCAGTGATCAGCAGGTTAAGGATTGTCCTTCAAGTAGTTATAAAGTAGATAATGTAGCTGATGCTGAAAAACGATCTTTGGGATCAAATTCATGTTTGGGTTCTGAAGCAACCTTGGCTATTAATAGCAATCATGGCATTCCAGAATCCTCGGATAGAAGTGCAGTGCTGTGTGTTCCAGATGTGACCAACACATGTTCTGTTGAGCAAGAAAATGGTTTGCAAATCTGTGCTCCTCCACGGATAGATGGCCAAACTAGTGTTCACCTTCCAAGTGATGTTCTTGGAGACTCTGCAGCTGCAGATGAGTCTGTTAGGAAAGGAGTTGCTGGAAATCCTTTCTACACTGAGAATATGTCTTCTGCTAGCACAGCTAATGATCTAAAACTTGATTCAGGGAAGTTTGCAACAGTGGAATCGATATTTGGATCTGATGACAATCATGATGAAGCGAATAAGCATTGTGTTACTGCAGTCAAGCCGGATTTTATAGTTGAAGGCACTGCTGTTTTTCAATCTGGAAATGAACACTTTGGCGGTATTGATAATGTAAAATACGGAAGTTTGAATTTTGACCTGTCCAGGTCTGAGCAGAAGATATGTTCTGATAGCAGTGTACTTGCTCCATCTGGTGATGAGGAAATTTGCATCGACAacaatgtaaaaaatatttccaCTTTCTCAGCAACTCCTGATAATATGGTACTGAACTGTGAAAGCAATGAGCGTAGTAGTTATGCTTGTCCCCGGACAGATGTTGTGGATGTCCTTCAGGATGAAAGCAAATATGGAAACTTTTCTATACCGTCTTTGAGTCGGAGAAACCAAGCTGCCGTGGAAGTTGAACCTAGGCAAGGAGTTACTTTTAACAGTCTACTTTCTCTTTCTGGGCAGGAGAAAGCTAGCAGTGCTGAAAATCTCGTAGATTTACTTCCTACAAGACATTCAGATACTGCCGAATTTAATGAAGTTGAAACTTCTAGGAATGCTGGAGTAATACTTTCTTCTGGTAGAACTTACAATGGTGTCGGTGCAAGTATGTCAAGCAACAAGGAAAGAAGTCTTGAACTAAGCTCACTGCTTTCATCTGGGAAAGGTGCAACATTTGGTTCTGAAGACAATGTTAGTGGAGTTGATAATAGATCAGTAGAAGAGTGCAGACAGTTCTCTGGAAATGGTCTACTGGTTGGGTCTTGTTTTGCGCAACATCCTAGTAACGTATATACAGTCGACCAAATTTATAATAGACCTGTAAATGAGCTTAAATTTGATAATGGGCTGAACTCAGGTAATAATGATCTAGCTCTTGATTTCGGTGACCCTCATGCAGGATTGTTTGCTGATACCACTGATCTTGAGAATGAGAAGTATGCTACAAATTGTTCTGCTATCCCAACAAGGATTGAACAAAACATTGGCGCCCAAATAAATGTAAACAGGGTCAATGATAATTTTGTTGAGGAGCAGGGAATAAGTTCCTTTAGCGATTTATTTAGTTTATCATGCAATGGGAAACTCTGGGGTACTGAACCCAACTTTAATCAAGCTTACAACAGAAGATGGGAAGTGCCTGATGTGAATGAGGTTGGAacttcaaaaaacaaaaaatacatgGTTGATTTTAGTGCTGCTAATGCACAGCCTGCTGAGAACGTCATGCCTGGGGGTGGTATttggagagctggtgaagatGCCTTTCAGAGTAGTATGGCTGATCTCTCAAACCCTCCAGCGCAATCAACTACCCCCTTTTGCACCTTTGATATACTCTCGGATAAG GCTGAAGATGGTTTGTATAGACTTGGTGACAAGTATAATAGAGGATCATGTTTTGAAGAATTAGGATCTGGCAGAACTGAACCTGTAGAATTTAGTTTCCTAACTGCGCCAAATTCGACTTCTTTTCAAGGTGTTCCAGACAAAAATCCATATGGCACGGGAATGGAACAACCTTATGGTTCCTCCTATTGGATTGGAAAGCATGACCTGGTGCAAAATATTCCTTCCAGGAGTCAAGTTACGACATTATGTGTCTGGTGCAGAAATGAGTTCCATCACGAGCCTGTCCACCCTGGAACACAAGCTGCAATAGGATCTATGTGTCCAACTTGCAGGTCGAGGATTTCGGAGCAGGTCAATGCGTTGTAG